Proteins encoded together in one Labeo rohita strain BAU-BD-2019 chromosome 21, IGBB_LRoh.1.0, whole genome shotgun sequence window:
- the lman1 gene encoding protein ERGIC-53 — protein MAVPIAKCLAAYAYLLLISLIFPLAFADSAVGDSPHRRFEYKYSFKGPHLTQSDGTIPFWIHTGNAIPSSDQIRITPSLRSQKGSVWTKSPVRFEHWEAEVAFRVSGRGRMGADGLAIWFTAGQGLEGPVYGAADQWNGVGIFFDSFDNDGKKNNPAVLVVGNNGKLIYDHQNDGTTQSLGTCLRDFRNKPYPVRAKITYYKRTLSVFINNGFTPDKDDYEFCTRVENMIIPETGYFGISAATGGLADDHDVLSFLLFRLTEPGQNLPPPEKEIPKEEKDKYQEEFENFQQELDKRKEEFQKEHPDVQGQPIEDLFESVNDREIRQVFEGQNRIHLEIKQLNRQLAMILDEQRRYVSVITEEIAKRSSQAQSGQAPSHEMETIVNTQHEVLRNLDEVRNTLSGSLKQLATGQQQGNVGGLGSYETVQHFNDIKEHLHVVKRNIEHIIQKNANPAEKVKCPELPALPTCLSTTHFVIFIVIQSLLFFGYIMYKSQQEAAAKKFF, from the exons ATGGCGGTGCCCATAGCCAAGTGCCTGGCAGCTTATGCCTATTTATTACtaatatctttaatatttcCGCTCGCTTTCGCCGACAGCGCTGTCGGGGACTCGCCGCACCGGCGTTTTGAGTATAAATACAGTTTCAAAGGGCCACATCTGACACAGAGTGATGGAACAATCCCATTCTGGATTCATACTGGGA ATGCCATTCCTAGTTCGGATCAGATCCGAATCACCCCATCTTTGCGGAGCCAGAAGGGTTCGGTTTGGACAAAAAGCCCTGTACGTTTTGAACACTGGGAAGCTGAAGTGGCATTCCGTGTGTCTGGACGAGGACGTATGGGAGCAGATGGATTG GCCATATGGTTCACGGCCGGTCAAGGTCTGGAGGGTCCTGTGTACGGGGCCGCTGATCAGTGGAACGGCGTGGGAATATTCTTTGACTCTTTTGATAATGATGGAAAG AAAAACAACCCTGCTGTCCTGGTGGTGGGaaacaatggaaaacttatttacgACCatcaaaa TGATGGCACAACCCAGTCTCTCGGTACATGTCTAAGAGACTTCAGAAACAAACCTTACCCTGTACGCGCCAAAATCACCTACTACAAGCGAACTTTATCG GTTTTCATCAATAATGGTTTTACTCCTGATAAAGACGATTATGAGTTCTGCACCAGGGTTGAAAACATGATCATTCCTGAGACTGGTTATTTTGGCATCTCTGCGGCCACCGGAGGACTTGCAG ATGACCATGACGTTCTGTCATTTTTGCTGTTCAGACTTACCGAGCCTGGGCAGAATCTG CCTCCCCCAGAAAAAGAGATTCCCAAAGAGGAGAAGGACAAGTACCAGGAGGAATTTGAGAATTTCCAACAAGAGCTGGACAAAAGGAAAGAGGAGTTTCAGAAAGAGCACCCTGATGTCCAGGGGCAGCCCA TTGAGGACCTGTTTGAAAGCGTTAACGACCGGGAAATCCGTCAGGTGTTTGAGGGGCAGAATCGAATCCACCTGGAAATCAAGCAGCTGAACAGACAGCTGGCTATGATTTTGGACGAACAACGCCGTTATGTGTCAGTCATCACAGAGGAGATCGCTAAACGCTCGTCACAAGCACAGTCAGGACAG GCTCCCAGTCATGAAATGGAAACCATTGTTAATACACAGCATGAGGTTTTGAGGAACCTTGATGAAGTAAG GAACACATTGTCAGGCTCACTTAAGCAGTTGGCGACGGGTCAGCAGCAGGGTAACGTTGGCGGGCTTGGATCATATGAGACGGTCCAGCATTTCAATGACATTAAGGAGCATTTGCATGTTGTCAAGAGGAACATCGAACACATAATTCAGAAAAATGCG AATCCAGCAGAGAAGGTGAAATGTCCTGAACTTCCTGCTTTACCCACCTGCCTCTCCACCACACACTTTGTGATCTTCATCGTCATTCAATCCCTCCTCTTCTTCGGCTACATTATGTACAA GAGTCAGCAGGAAGCAGCAGCTAAGAAGTTTTTTTGA